A genomic window from Sphingobacterium sp. BN32 includes:
- a CDS encoding universal stress protein, translating to MSKLLIPIDFSEYSAAAVKYACQIAKQSGQSLDLLHVFADHTNIYANAQNDPSLKDPRVPMAERDMKNIIAEIDNNYPGVQATALFRDGNLYDEIKKITNAESYDAVVMGTKGASGMEAIFIGSNTYDTILNTRTPLLAVPLEATKFKKDRVALLCNFKDAELTCLSQSFPLFQKDFELVLIHVNVKDREIKDIDADFKKFINRIENELGISDITYIIKPQSLFMRQKESVAQAVTSVLIDEQVDILLLTKSRKSVFRQLTEANVVKKLAFDIKLPTFFARVLPQKA from the coding sequence ATGAGCAAATTATTAATACCTATAGATTTTTCGGAATATTCAGCCGCTGCTGTAAAATATGCATGCCAGATTGCCAAACAATCAGGGCAGTCCTTAGACCTACTCCATGTGTTTGCAGACCATACAAATATTTACGCGAATGCTCAAAATGACCCTTCATTGAAAGACCCTCGCGTTCCGATGGCCGAACGCGATATGAAAAACATCATTGCAGAGATTGACAATAATTATCCGGGAGTACAGGCAACAGCGCTGTTCCGGGATGGTAATTTATACGATGAAATCAAGAAGATTACCAATGCAGAGTCTTACGATGCTGTGGTTATGGGTACAAAAGGGGCATCAGGTATGGAAGCTATCTTCATTGGCAGCAACACCTATGATACGATCCTAAACACGAGAACACCACTCCTGGCGGTTCCTTTAGAGGCCACCAAATTTAAAAAAGATCGCGTAGCCTTATTATGTAATTTTAAGGACGCTGAATTAACATGTTTGAGCCAGTCATTTCCGCTATTCCAAAAGGACTTCGAACTGGTATTGATCCACGTGAATGTGAAGGATAGAGAGATCAAAGATATAGACGCGGATTTCAAAAAATTTATAAACCGTATAGAAAACGAACTAGGCATATCCGATATTACCTACATCATCAAGCCGCAATCCCTATTTATGCGCCAAAAAGAAAGCGTCGCACAAGCGGTGACTTCCGTTTTAATTGATGAACAAGTAGACATCCTTTTATTAACAAAAAGCCGCAAGAGCGTTTTCCGCCAACTTACTGAGGCAAATGTAGTTAAGAAACTTGCGTTTGACATTAAATTGCCTACTTTCTTCGCACGAGTACTCCCTCAAAAAGCCTAA
- a CDS encoding universal stress protein produces the protein MTIIVPTDFSKNSEFAALYACELATKRNADILLLHCYTTSSVGDASEDDLTDPILKADLLIAELKDKLVDQFPAVDFYIECSRALIVDKLAEMSNSGKFDLIIMGASGASKTKSVYWGSTTMAVAAKSSIPVVVVPNEAYHFQSNHIALLTNFKHEELDTLKEYLRLVDETNSLSLIHVYKPSQKRENVLDTLNNWAYNIKEMTQVDEVMSYAEPVQKDDEELDSVSEVVEKLIQDINPDVILVTPSRKTFFERLFTSSVSKAIALEINKPAFFDKI, from the coding sequence ATGACGATTATTGTCCCTACCGATTTTTCCAAAAACTCGGAATTTGCGGCTCTTTATGCCTGTGAACTTGCTACAAAAAGAAATGCCGATATCTTGTTGCTACACTGCTATACCACCTCATCTGTAGGTGATGCTAGTGAGGACGATTTGACTGACCCTATCTTGAAAGCAGACCTTTTGATAGCTGAGCTAAAAGATAAGTTAGTAGATCAATTTCCAGCAGTTGATTTCTACATCGAATGTTCCAGAGCGCTCATCGTAGATAAGCTTGCGGAGATGTCCAATTCCGGCAAATTCGACCTCATCATTATGGGGGCTTCCGGTGCAAGCAAAACAAAATCTGTTTATTGGGGTAGTACGACCATGGCTGTTGCCGCGAAATCTAGCATCCCCGTTGTGGTTGTTCCGAATGAAGCGTATCACTTCCAAAGCAATCATATCGCATTGTTGACAAACTTCAAGCATGAAGAGTTAGATACTTTGAAAGAATATTTGCGTTTGGTAGACGAAACGAACTCCCTTTCGCTCATCCATGTATATAAACCAAGTCAAAAGCGTGAAAATGTATTAGACACGTTAAATAACTGGGCATACAACATTAAAGAGATGACGCAAGTAGATGAGGTCATGAGTTATGCTGAACCGGTACAGAAAGATGATGAAGAGTTGGACAGCGTATCGGAGGTCGTGGAGAAGCTGATTCAAGATATTAATCCAGATGTCATCTTGGTAACCCCAAGCCGCAAAACATTCTTTGAGCGCTTATTTACCAGCTCCGTATCCAAGGCTATTGCGCTAGAAATAAACAAACCTGCATTTTTCGACAAAATATAA
- the alaS gene encoding alanine--tRNA ligase has translation MTSREIRQAFLDFFKSKGHQIVPSAPVVVKNDPTLMFTNAGMNQFKDLFLGEAAIKYPRVADTQRCLRVSGKHNDLEEVGIDTYHHTLFEMLGNWSFGDYFKKEAIEWAWELLTEVFKLDKTRLYVTIFEGDATEGLQRDLEAFDLWKALIAEDRILLGNKKDNFWEMGDTGPCGPCSEIHYDMRSDEERAKVKGQDLVNADDPQVIEIWNLVFMQFNRLKDKSLKSLPAKHVDTGMGFERLVRCIQGKTSNYDTDVFQPLIQYIAEKSGIAYGADEKTDIAMRVLSDHIRAVSFAIADGQLPSNNKAGYVIRRILRRAVRYAYTFLNFKSPFIHELVPVLAEQFKGVFDELYSQQDFVEKVVLEEEVSFLRTLTTGIQRFENYVVNQPSIDGNFAFELFDTYGFPIDLTELLAREQGLTVDMTGFEQALLAQKERSRAATAIDTGDWVIVSDNQDTEFVGYDVLTAQTEIVKYRKVSAKGKDQFQLVLSETPFYAEGGGQVGDTGYLRSLDTNEKISIVDTKKENGLIIHFVNQLPTLLTGEFEAVVNAAKRKDTEANHSATHLLHAALKQVLGEHVNQKGSLVSPDVLRFDISHFAKMTYEEIKAVEDIVNAKIREDISLKEERNVPYQQAIESGVTALFGEKYGDHVRVITFDDKYSKELCGGTHVRATGQIGFFKIVSESAVAAGVRRIEAITGTKAQQVIREYFELVDHMRGILNNPKDFVSAMSKIIDENSALRKEIEKSITEKSLKMRAELESKFERIGDINYLSAIVDLPNADAVKTLAFALKGAVNNLFLVLGANFDGKPSLTVMISDELAKSNNLNAGNIVRELAKEIQGGGGGQPFFATAGGKNSAGLQTAIDRAREFVK, from the coding sequence ATGACTAGCAGAGAAATACGCCAGGCTTTTTTAGATTTTTTCAAGAGTAAGGGACATCAGATCGTTCCATCCGCTCCAGTGGTAGTTAAAAACGACCCTACATTAATGTTTACTAACGCTGGGATGAACCAGTTTAAGGATTTGTTTTTAGGAGAGGCCGCGATCAAATATCCGCGTGTGGCAGACACACAACGATGTCTCCGTGTTTCTGGTAAGCATAATGACTTAGAAGAGGTGGGGATTGATACTTACCACCACACCTTGTTTGAGATGCTTGGAAACTGGTCATTTGGTGACTATTTTAAAAAGGAAGCAATTGAATGGGCGTGGGAACTTCTGACAGAGGTTTTTAAACTTGACAAAACGCGTCTTTATGTGACTATTTTTGAAGGGGATGCGACGGAAGGTTTGCAACGTGACTTGGAAGCTTTTGATCTATGGAAGGCATTGATTGCTGAGGATAGAATTTTGCTAGGAAATAAAAAGGATAATTTCTGGGAAATGGGCGACACAGGTCCTTGTGGACCATGTTCCGAAATTCACTACGATATGCGTTCGGACGAAGAACGTGCGAAAGTAAAAGGTCAGGACTTGGTGAATGCGGACGATCCGCAGGTAATCGAAATCTGGAACCTGGTATTTATGCAATTCAACCGTCTGAAAGATAAATCTTTGAAGTCACTTCCTGCGAAGCATGTGGATACAGGAATGGGCTTTGAGCGTTTGGTTCGTTGTATTCAAGGGAAGACTTCTAACTACGACACGGATGTGTTCCAACCATTAATCCAATACATCGCGGAAAAATCAGGCATTGCTTATGGCGCTGATGAGAAAACAGATATTGCCATGCGTGTGCTGTCGGATCATATTCGTGCAGTAAGTTTCGCTATTGCCGACGGACAATTACCATCGAATAATAAAGCGGGCTATGTAATCCGCCGTATTCTAAGAAGAGCGGTGCGTTATGCTTATACATTCTTGAATTTTAAATCACCATTTATCCATGAGTTGGTTCCGGTATTAGCGGAGCAATTTAAAGGCGTATTTGATGAACTATATAGCCAACAAGATTTCGTAGAGAAGGTGGTGTTGGAAGAGGAAGTTTCCTTCCTACGTACTTTGACGACGGGTATTCAGCGATTTGAAAACTATGTTGTTAATCAACCTTCAATCGATGGCAACTTCGCATTCGAATTGTTTGATACTTATGGTTTCCCAATCGACTTAACGGAATTGCTGGCTCGTGAGCAAGGATTGACAGTGGATATGACCGGATTTGAGCAGGCATTGTTAGCTCAAAAAGAGCGCTCGCGTGCAGCTACTGCCATTGATACAGGTGACTGGGTCATTGTATCTGATAATCAAGATACCGAATTCGTAGGTTATGATGTACTCACAGCTCAGACAGAGATCGTGAAATATCGCAAGGTTTCTGCGAAAGGTAAAGATCAGTTCCAATTGGTGTTATCCGAAACTCCGTTCTATGCTGAGGGAGGTGGTCAGGTTGGAGATACCGGCTATCTACGTTCTTTAGATACAAACGAGAAGATTTCCATTGTTGATACCAAGAAAGAGAATGGACTTATTATTCATTTCGTTAATCAATTGCCAACGCTGTTGACAGGTGAGTTTGAAGCGGTCGTAAATGCCGCGAAGCGTAAAGATACCGAAGCGAATCACTCCGCAACCCACTTATTGCATGCTGCTTTGAAGCAGGTTTTAGGTGAGCATGTGAATCAAAAAGGTTCATTAGTATCGCCGGATGTGCTGCGTTTTGATATCTCTCATTTTGCAAAGATGACCTATGAAGAAATCAAGGCAGTAGAGGATATCGTTAATGCGAAGATCCGCGAGGATATTTCGCTGAAGGAAGAGCGTAATGTTCCTTATCAACAAGCCATAGAGTCTGGTGTAACGGCATTATTTGGAGAGAAATATGGTGATCATGTACGTGTAATTACTTTTGATGATAAATACTCCAAAGAACTTTGCGGAGGAACCCACGTTCGGGCTACTGGACAAATTGGTTTCTTTAAGATAGTTTCTGAATCGGCTGTAGCTGCTGGTGTTCGTCGTATTGAAGCGATCACAGGAACGAAAGCACAGCAGGTAATTCGTGAATACTTTGAGTTAGTAGATCACATGAGAGGAATCTTAAACAATCCTAAGGACTTTGTTTCTGCAATGAGCAAAATCATTGATGAGAATAGTGCTTTGCGTAAGGAAATCGAGAAGAGCATCACAGAAAAATCATTAAAGATGCGTGCCGAATTAGAATCGAAGTTCGAACGTATTGGAGATATCAATTACCTGTCTGCGATTGTAGATTTGCCTAACGCTGATGCGGTTAAAACTTTAGCATTCGCATTGAAAGGTGCTGTCAATAATCTTTTCTTGGTATTAGGTGCTAATTTTGACGGCAAACCAAGTTTAACAGTTATGATTTCTGACGAGTTAGCGAAGTCAAATAATTTAAACGCCGGCAACATTGTGCGCGAGCTAGCGAAAGAAATCCAAGGTGGGGGAGGTGGTCAGCCATTCTTCGCAACTGCAGGTGGAAAGAATAGTGCTGGTTTGCAAACAGCAATTGATCGTGCGAGAGAATTTGTAAAGTAA
- a CDS encoding TlpA disulfide reductase family protein yields MRKSVLHICSLFLAGGIFASCANDENIQIKGVIDNPGNVKVVSFYEGDRKLDSTFIADGNRFKFERPATQERLLTVAVGKNRYPVIVEPGKALTFSVDMQQPENYTVEGSELSTKLKDFATLKGRIDFVRDSLQQVFTKATSDLGVNEIQNLRSEMLQKFEPFFKEYVKESVAFANKNQDLAGFYVMSTLDPEMAEQELISYADAIKDKFTDNRYVNDFKTEVNKLRKLAIGQPAPALQAYTKDNKLVKLSDFKGKTVLVDFWASWCMPCREENPNIVKQYHKFKDKNFTVLGVSLDNNPGPWMRAIAGDKLEWTNISDLQAWSSPLVIDYQIKGIPTSYIVDGTGKIIAKNLRGQELEDFLTKTLN; encoded by the coding sequence ATGAGGAAGTCCGTATTACATATTTGTAGTTTGTTTTTAGCGGGAGGAATCTTTGCGTCCTGCGCTAATGATGAAAATATCCAGATAAAAGGCGTTATTGATAACCCGGGAAATGTGAAGGTGGTTAGTTTTTACGAGGGTGATCGTAAATTGGATTCTACGTTTATTGCAGACGGTAACAGATTTAAGTTCGAAAGGCCGGCTACACAAGAGCGACTACTTACTGTGGCTGTTGGCAAGAACCGTTATCCGGTTATTGTCGAACCTGGAAAAGCATTGACCTTTTCCGTGGATATGCAGCAACCTGAAAACTATACGGTGGAAGGATCAGAGTTATCGACAAAACTGAAAGACTTTGCAACTTTAAAAGGACGTATCGATTTTGTTCGCGACTCCCTGCAGCAGGTATTTACGAAAGCGACAAGTGATTTAGGTGTCAACGAGATACAGAACCTCCGTTCAGAAATGCTTCAGAAGTTTGAACCTTTCTTTAAGGAATACGTAAAAGAATCCGTTGCGTTTGCTAATAAAAATCAGGATTTAGCAGGTTTTTATGTGATGAGTACCTTAGATCCGGAGATGGCCGAGCAAGAATTGATCAGTTATGCTGATGCGATAAAGGACAAATTCACCGATAATCGTTATGTCAATGATTTCAAAACAGAGGTGAATAAGCTTCGTAAATTGGCCATTGGACAGCCGGCGCCTGCATTGCAAGCATACACCAAAGATAATAAGTTGGTGAAGCTTTCGGATTTTAAGGGTAAGACGGTATTAGTTGATTTCTGGGCTTCTTGGTGCATGCCATGCCGTGAAGAAAACCCTAACATTGTTAAGCAATACCATAAATTCAAAGACAAGAACTTTACGGTTCTTGGTGTTTCACTAGATAATAATCCGGGTCCCTGGATGCGCGCCATCGCAGGCGATAAGCTAGAGTGGACAAATATTTCCGACTTGCAAGCCTGGAGCTCGCCTTTGGTAATCGACTATCAAATCAAAGGGATTCCAACGTCTTATATCGTTGATGGTACAGGAAAGATAATTGCGAAGAACTTAAGAGGTCAGGAATTAGAAGATTTTTTAACGAAAACCTTAAATTAA
- a CDS encoding response regulator transcription factor, with protein MASKQKILVVDDEADIVELISYNLTKEGYQVYTAANGKEGIKVAKEVYPDLIILDVMMPEMDGIEACRLMRSMPEFKQTFMVFLTARSEEYSEIAGFHVGADDYIAKPIKPRALMSRINAILRRNTSEVIDDQTSDKLEISDLVIDRDSFLVYRGEEKFVLAKKEFELLYLLASKPNKVFTREQILKAIWEDSVVVTNRTIDVHIRKLREKIGDSYVTTVKGVGYKFELN; from the coding sequence ATGGCTAGTAAGCAGAAAATTCTAGTGGTTGACGATGAGGCAGACATTGTTGAATTGATTTCTTATAATTTAACCAAAGAGGGATACCAAGTTTACACCGCTGCTAACGGTAAAGAAGGAATAAAAGTTGCAAAGGAAGTTTATCCAGATTTAATCATCTTGGATGTGATGATGCCAGAAATGGATGGTATCGAAGCTTGTCGTTTAATGCGTTCTATGCCTGAATTCAAACAAACGTTCATGGTTTTCTTAACAGCAAGAAGTGAGGAATATTCAGAGATTGCTGGATTCCATGTTGGTGCGGATGATTATATTGCAAAACCTATCAAGCCACGTGCGTTAATGAGCCGTATCAATGCCATCCTGCGTAGAAATACTTCGGAAGTTATTGATGATCAAACGAGCGATAAGCTAGAGATATCGGATTTAGTAATCGATCGCGACTCATTCTTAGTTTATCGCGGAGAAGAAAAGTTCGTTTTAGCGAAAAAGGAATTTGAGCTTTTATATCTCTTGGCTTCCAAACCGAATAAAGTTTTTACGCGAGAGCAAATCCTGAAGGCGATATGGGAAGACTCGGTAGTGGTGACCAACCGTACAATCGACGTTCATATTCGTAAGCTACGTGAAAAGATTGGCGATAGCTACGTCACAACCGTCAAAGGCGTGGGTTATAAATTCGAATTAAATTAA
- the glmS gene encoding glutamine--fructose-6-phosphate transaminase (isomerizing), whose protein sequence is MCGIVGYTGKRQAYPIVIDGLKKLEYRGYDSAGVALQTGDAVKVYKKEGKVAALEEFVGEQSTAGTTGIGHTRWATHGEPSDRNAHPHVSKSGNLAMIHNGIIENYASLKNELIKDGYEFHSDTDSEVLLNFIEDIQLNNNCSLEEAIRIVLKRVTGAYVILIVSADQPDTIIAARKGSPLVIGIGNNEHFLGSDASPMLAYTKEVVYINDYELAIVRPDELILKNLGNETITPFVQKLDMELAAIEKGGYDHFMLKEIFEQPTTIADSLRGRLVLNESNIILSGIDLIQDKLLNARRIIIVACGTSWHAGLVAEYVIEELCRINVEVEYASEFRYRNPIITDEDVIIAISQSGETADTLVALERAKEHGATIFGIVNVVGSSIARISHAGCYTHAGPEIGVASTKAYTAQLAVLMLLALKVAKMKGTISEERFVELSQELNSVPEKVEWVLKNEVDNIKAIAFKYKDAHDVLYLGRGYNFPTALEGALKLKEISYIHAEGYPAAEMKHGPIALVDETLPVVFVATKDVYHEKVISNMQEIKARKGKVIAVVSEGDEVTHSIADDIMTVPILDEVLAPILTVVPLQLLSYYIGVYRGLDVDKPRNLAKSVTVE, encoded by the coding sequence ATGTGTGGAATCGTCGGATACACCGGAAAACGTCAAGCTTATCCAATAGTTATTGATGGCTTGAAAAAACTTGAGTACCGTGGCTATGATAGCGCTGGAGTCGCTTTGCAAACGGGCGATGCTGTTAAAGTTTACAAAAAGGAGGGGAAGGTAGCAGCGCTGGAGGAATTTGTTGGAGAGCAATCAACGGCAGGTACGACTGGCATCGGCCACACCCGTTGGGCCACTCATGGTGAGCCTTCCGATAGAAATGCGCATCCACATGTCTCCAAATCTGGCAATTTGGCGATGATCCACAATGGAATTATCGAGAACTATGCCTCCCTTAAAAATGAGCTGATAAAAGATGGATATGAGTTCCACAGCGATACAGACTCTGAAGTATTGCTGAATTTTATCGAAGATATCCAACTTAATAATAACTGTAGTCTAGAGGAGGCCATTCGTATTGTATTAAAGCGCGTTACGGGGGCTTACGTAATTCTGATTGTTTCGGCAGATCAGCCCGATACCATTATTGCCGCAAGAAAGGGTAGTCCCTTAGTAATCGGAATTGGTAATAATGAGCATTTCCTGGGTTCTGATGCATCACCGATGCTTGCATACACCAAGGAAGTGGTTTATATCAATGATTATGAACTGGCTATCGTTCGTCCGGACGAGTTGATTCTAAAGAATTTAGGCAACGAAACGATCACACCTTTTGTTCAGAAACTTGATATGGAATTAGCTGCCATTGAAAAGGGTGGCTATGATCATTTTATGTTGAAAGAGATCTTTGAACAGCCAACGACTATCGCGGACTCTCTTCGCGGACGTTTGGTCTTAAACGAATCTAACATTATCCTAAGCGGTATTGATCTCATCCAGGACAAGCTATTGAATGCGCGACGGATTATTATCGTTGCTTGTGGAACAAGCTGGCATGCGGGGTTAGTTGCTGAGTATGTAATTGAAGAGTTGTGCCGCATCAATGTCGAAGTGGAGTACGCATCGGAATTCCGTTATAGAAACCCGATTATTACGGATGAGGATGTGATTATCGCCATTTCACAAAGTGGTGAAACTGCTGATACTCTAGTTGCTCTAGAGCGAGCGAAGGAGCATGGAGCAACCATCTTTGGTATTGTCAATGTCGTTGGTTCATCGATCGCACGTATTTCACATGCCGGATGTTATACTCATGCCGGTCCTGAAATTGGTGTAGCAAGTACCAAAGCATATACTGCGCAATTAGCCGTATTGATGCTATTGGCATTAAAGGTTGCGAAAATGAAAGGCACCATCTCTGAAGAACGTTTCGTCGAACTATCACAGGAATTAAATAGTGTGCCCGAGAAAGTAGAATGGGTATTGAAAAACGAAGTCGACAATATTAAAGCCATCGCCTTTAAATACAAAGATGCACATGATGTACTCTATTTAGGTCGCGGGTACAATTTCCCGACCGCACTCGAAGGCGCGTTGAAGCTTAAAGAGATTTCCTATATCCATGCAGAAGGCTATCCAGCTGCAGAGATGAAGCATGGTCCGATAGCGCTTGTGGATGAGACGCTTCCGGTTGTATTTGTAGCGACAAAAGATGTATACCATGAGAAGGTAATCAGCAATATGCAAGAAATTAAGGCGCGCAAGGGAAAAGTGATTGCAGTCGTGTCTGAAGGCGATGAGGTTACTCATAGCATTGCGGATGATATCATGACTGTGCCAATTTTGGATGAGGTATTGGCACCTATCTTGACCGTTGTGCCTTTGCAGCTACTATCTTATTACATTGGTGTTTATCGTGGCTTAGATGTAGACAAACCACGTAATTTAGCGAAGTCTGTCACAGTAGAATAG
- a CDS encoding DUF4954 family protein — translation MGYVNKIPLSRIGYDFIPAEYLKEGRDEYYFRFQQQKSDKTYRNLTEEEIQILEANANESTNWNDVLVTDRFLPNQIKRSKFYGLVRIGDMEEVYLEYRDIRLACGIYNSHIISCDLGDCIALHQVRYIAHFIVGNEVILLNVNEMETSSSAKFGNGILKEGDQEESRIYLEVCNENGNRKVLPFDGMQAADVYLWTRNRQDKVLQERFFEMTNKCFTSERGFYSEIGDRTVIKNSHTIKNVKIGSDAYIKGVNKLKNITVNSTSEAYTQIGEGCELVNGIIGYGCRVFYGVKAVRFILSSYSQLKYGARLINSFLGDNSTISCCEVLNSLIFPAHEQHHNNSFLCASLIMGQSNMAAGATVGSNHNSRGADGEIIAGRGFWPGLCVSLKHNSRFASYSLIVKGDFQHEMDVRIPFSLISNDVKNDQLVIVPGYWFMYNMYALMRNTNKFLSRDKRQFKNQYFEYDILAPDTINELFDSLKEIESAVALALSKGGEGNGIDARSWLNSPSGPVLEVLLQNTEFSKRKVALLKPKESYALFKKLIRYYAVCQVLELLSPDDFDKILLHNNLSISVRASFVNVGGQLMPSYKMERLLDAIRSEEVASWKDVHAQYRELSGEYLEDKLAHALISLAEVTERQSNTWDLDFWHELFDEALETKKWICDEIRKTREKDYSNPFRMMVYNSPEEMDEVVGKLSNNSFINLQDEELRIFKEKLLRFSTVLK, via the coding sequence ATGGGTTATGTCAATAAGATTCCTTTGAGTCGCATCGGTTATGATTTTATTCCTGCCGAGTACTTGAAGGAGGGTAGAGACGAATATTACTTTCGTTTTCAACAACAGAAGTCCGATAAGACCTACAGAAATCTTACCGAAGAAGAAATCCAAATATTAGAGGCTAATGCCAACGAGTCTACCAATTGGAATGATGTTCTTGTGACGGATAGATTTCTTCCCAATCAGATCAAGCGCTCCAAATTTTATGGCTTGGTGCGTATTGGTGATATGGAAGAGGTTTATTTAGAGTATCGTGATATTCGATTGGCTTGCGGTATCTATAACTCGCACATCATCAGCTGCGATTTGGGAGATTGTATAGCCTTGCATCAGGTCCGTTATATTGCTCATTTCATCGTTGGTAATGAGGTCATCCTACTAAACGTGAATGAGATGGAGACGAGCTCCAGCGCGAAGTTTGGAAACGGCATTCTAAAAGAAGGCGATCAAGAAGAGAGCCGTATCTACCTGGAAGTCTGCAACGAGAATGGGAATCGCAAAGTTCTTCCTTTCGATGGGATGCAAGCGGCGGATGTTTATCTGTGGACTAGAAATCGACAGGATAAAGTCCTTCAGGAACGCTTCTTTGAAATGACCAACAAATGCTTTACATCGGAACGCGGTTTTTATAGTGAGATCGGTGACCGGACGGTTATCAAAAACTCACATACCATCAAGAATGTCAAGATTGGTTCGGATGCCTACATCAAAGGCGTGAATAAGCTTAAGAATATCACCGTCAATTCGACTTCAGAAGCTTATACACAGATTGGTGAGGGCTGTGAATTAGTTAATGGAATTATTGGTTATGGTTGTCGTGTATTCTACGGTGTGAAAGCGGTACGCTTTATATTATCATCCTATTCCCAATTAAAATACGGAGCACGTCTGATCAACTCCTTTTTAGGAGATAACTCCACAATTTCCTGTTGTGAAGTGTTGAATTCACTGATCTTTCCTGCGCATGAACAACATCACAATAACTCTTTCCTTTGTGCCAGCTTAATTATGGGACAGTCGAATATGGCTGCTGGTGCAACCGTAGGGTCAAATCATAATTCCAGAGGAGCCGACGGAGAGATAATTGCAGGGCGTGGTTTTTGGCCAGGCCTATGTGTCAGCTTAAAACATAATTCACGTTTTGCATCTTATAGCCTAATCGTTAAAGGCGATTTCCAACATGAGATGGATGTTCGTATTCCGTTTTCTTTGATCAGTAATGATGTGAAGAACGATCAGTTAGTAATTGTGCCTGGCTATTGGTTTATGTATAATATGTATGCGCTTATGCGCAATACCAACAAGTTTTTAAGTCGCGACAAACGTCAATTTAAGAATCAATATTTTGAGTACGATATCCTTGCGCCTGATACAATCAACGAATTGTTTGATTCCTTGAAGGAAATAGAATCGGCCGTTGCTTTAGCCTTATCAAAAGGAGGGGAGGGGAATGGTATTGACGCTAGATCTTGGCTAAACAGTCCTTCGGGACCAGTATTGGAGGTTCTTTTGCAAAATACAGAATTTTCGAAGCGAAAAGTTGCTTTGTTGAAACCGAAAGAGTCATACGCGCTTTTCAAGAAATTGATTCGCTATTATGCGGTTTGCCAGGTATTAGAACTTTTAAGCCCTGATGATTTTGATAAGATATTATTGCATAACAATTTGTCGATTTCCGTAAGAGCATCCTTTGTTAATGTGGGCGGACAATTGATGCCTTCATATAAGATGGAGCGCCTATTAGATGCTATTCGCTCTGAAGAAGTCGCAAGTTGGAAAGACGTGCATGCACAATACAGGGAATTAAGTGGTGAATACTTGGAGGATAAGCTTGCTCATGCTTTGATTTCTCTAGCCGAAGTAACAGAAAGACAGTCAAACACTTGGGACTTGGACTTTTGGCATGAACTCTTTGACGAGGCATTAGAGACAAAGAAGTGGATATGTGATGAGATCCGGAAAACTCGCGAGAAAGACTACAGCAATCCGTTCCGCATGATGGTGTACAATTCACCGGAGGAAATGGACGAAGTTGTGGGGAAATTGAGCAATAATTCCTTTATCAATCTTCAGGATGAAGAACTGCGAATTTTTAAGGAAAAGCTCTTAAGGTTTTCAACGGTCCTAAAATAA